In one window of Romboutsia hominis DNA:
- a CDS encoding LCP family protein, translating to MKKFILCLFIILICITQKIDSLENSSLENSKNDIENILLIGTDSSNTNKPSRSDCMIILTIDTKNKALRLTSLARDTLVNIPNIGYEKLNHAYAYGKEKLLLETINNNFNLDIKDYAVVDFKSFIEIVDTIGGVEVDVSQKEIEYLNKTIEVCYDLNSQNEGNIKYIDKVGNNKLNGYQALAYARIRKMDTIYKRDERQRKILTDIANKLTNIPLKDYPKVISSVVKHIDVNISIDKIFKLALISQKLANYEIKQLEFPVEKYRDEGISNESKKYVIKWDKEENLKILNGFIYNK from the coding sequence ATGAAAAAATTTATATTATGTCTTTTTATAATACTTATTTGTATAACACAAAAGATTGACTCATTAGAAAATAGTAGTTTAGAAAATAGTAAAAATGATATTGAAAATATACTTCTAATTGGGACAGATAGTTCAAATACTAATAAACCATCAAGGTCTGATTGTATGATAATACTAACTATAGATACTAAAAATAAAGCTCTAAGGCTTACGTCCCTAGCCAGAGATACATTAGTTAATATACCTAATATAGGATATGAAAAATTAAATCATGCATATGCTTATGGTAAGGAAAAACTACTTTTAGAAACAATAAATAATAATTTTAATTTAGATATAAAGGATTATGCAGTAGTAGATTTTAAATCATTTATAGAAATAGTAGATACTATAGGAGGGGTAGAAGTAGACGTTAGTCAAAAAGAAATAGAATACCTTAATAAAACTATAGAAGTCTGTTATGATTTAAATTCTCAAAATGAGGGTAATATAAAGTATATAGACAAAGTAGGAAATAATAAATTAAATGGATACCAAGCTCTTGCTTATGCAAGAATAAGGAAGATGGATACCATTTATAAGCGAGATGAAAGACAAAGAAAAATATTAACTGATATAGCAAACAAATTAACTAATATACCTTTAAAAGATTATCCAAAGGTTATAAGTAGTGTAGTTAAACATATAGATGTAAATATATCTATTGATAAAATATTTAAATTAGCATTAATATCTCAAAAGTTAGCTAATTATGAGATAAAGCAATTGGAGTTTCCAGTAGAAAAGTATAGAGATGAAGGTATAAGCAATGAAAGTAAAAAGTATGTTATAAAGTGGGACAAAGAAGAAAATCTGAAAATTCTAAATGGTTTTATATATAACAAATAA
- the alaS gene encoding alanine--tRNA ligase, translating to MQSMGLNEIRSKFLNFFESKGHLVQPSYSLVPQNDKSLLLINAGMAPLKNYFTGAEVPPSKRMSTCQKCIRTGDIENVGVTARHATLFEMLGNFSFGDYFKHETLKWGWEFVTEHLNIPQDKIWVSVYLEDDEAYEIWEKEIGIPKERIVRLGKEDNFWEIGTGACGPCSEIHFDRGPEYGCDNPDCKPGCDCDRYLEFWNHVFSQFNKDEDGNYNPLEHKNIDTGMGLERMACIMQGVDTIFEVDTIKHILNSVEKITNTTYGKDAKNDKSIRIITDHIRSVSFLVSDGVLPSNEGRGYVLRRLLRRAARNGKLLGMKESFLYKLVDEVIKVSGEAYPELVEKRDYVQKVIRIEEEKFNETIDKGIEILASYMEDLRKEEKTVLSGENAFKLYDTYGFPVDLTREILEEEHMTIDEEGFHAEMEKQRQAARDARGNMDSVAWEKDAVSQLDKSICTSFEGYNNLNEEATVKAIVKDNEIVESVEAGDEAIIVLDKTTFYPEGGGQAGDKGTLVNKNEDIVIDVVDTKKGPNNTIKHIVVVRSGKINVGETLFVKVDKERRMACARNHSATHILHKVLKEVLGEHVNQAGSLVTEDRLRFDVTHFEAITKEEIKVIEEKVNDIIFDALDITCENMSITDAKNKGAMALFGEKYGDEVRVVSMGDYSIELCGGTHLTNTSQIGMFKILSEGGVAAGVRRIEAITGKAVYNYLNGKEDVIANVCSSLKTKEDSLTTRVVALLEENKNLAKELHDVKTKMSLQSIESVLDSKVDVNGVNLVTAKFEGMDMNTLKEVADNLRDKLQSGVVVLANVADDKLNLVVTATKDAVDKGIHSGNIVKSIAAIAGGKGGGRPNMAQAGAPDVEKVEEVLNGASEVVKSQIK from the coding sequence ATGCAATCAATGGGATTAAATGAAATAAGAAGTAAATTTTTAAACTTCTTTGAATCTAAAGGTCATTTAGTGCAACCAAGTTATTCACTAGTTCCACAAAATGACAAAAGTTTATTATTAATAAATGCAGGTATGGCACCGCTTAAAAACTACTTTACAGGTGCTGAAGTACCACCAAGCAAGAGAATGTCAACTTGTCAAAAATGTATAAGAACAGGTGATATAGAAAATGTAGGTGTTACAGCTAGACATGCTACATTATTTGAAATGCTAGGTAACTTCTCTTTCGGAGATTACTTTAAGCATGAAACATTAAAGTGGGGATGGGAATTTGTTACAGAACATTTAAACATACCTCAAGATAAAATATGGGTAAGTGTATACTTAGAAGATGATGAAGCTTACGAAATATGGGAAAAAGAAATAGGTATACCTAAAGAAAGAATAGTTAGACTTGGTAAAGAAGATAACTTCTGGGAAATAGGTACTGGTGCTTGTGGTCCTTGTTCAGAAATACATTTTGATAGAGGTCCTGAATATGGGTGTGACAATCCAGATTGTAAGCCAGGATGTGATTGTGATAGATACTTAGAATTCTGGAATCACGTATTCTCTCAATTTAACAAAGATGAAGATGGAAACTACAACCCACTTGAGCATAAAAACATAGATACAGGTATGGGTCTTGAAAGAATGGCTTGTATAATGCAAGGTGTTGACACTATATTTGAAGTCGATACTATAAAGCATATATTAAACTCTGTTGAAAAAATAACTAATACAACTTATGGAAAAGATGCTAAGAATGATAAATCTATAAGAATAATAACTGACCATATAAGAAGTGTTAGTTTCTTAGTATCAGATGGTGTACTTCCATCAAATGAAGGAAGAGGATACGTTCTTAGAAGATTACTTAGAAGAGCTGCTCGTAATGGAAAATTACTTGGAATGAAGGAATCATTCTTATATAAATTAGTTGACGAAGTTATAAAAGTAAGTGGAGAAGCTTACCCAGAGCTAGTTGAAAAGAGAGACTATGTACAAAAAGTTATAAGAATAGAAGAAGAAAAGTTTAATGAAACTATAGATAAAGGTATAGAAATATTAGCTTCTTATATGGAAGATTTAAGAAAAGAAGAAAAGACAGTATTAAGTGGAGAAAATGCATTCAAACTATACGATACTTATGGATTCCCTGTTGACTTAACTAGAGAAATATTAGAAGAAGAACATATGACTATAGATGAAGAAGGATTCCATGCTGAAATGGAAAAGCAAAGACAAGCAGCAAGAGATGCTAGAGGAAATATGGACTCTGTAGCTTGGGAAAAAGATGCAGTATCTCAATTAGATAAGTCTATATGCACATCATTTGAAGGATATAACAACTTAAATGAAGAAGCTACTGTTAAGGCAATAGTTAAGGATAATGAAATAGTTGAAAGTGTTGAAGCAGGTGATGAAGCTATAATAGTACTTGATAAAACTACTTTCTATCCAGAAGGTGGAGGTCAAGCAGGAGATAAAGGTACTTTAGTTAATAAAAATGAAGATATCGTAATAGATGTTGTTGATACTAAAAAAGGTCCAAACAATACTATAAAACACATAGTTGTTGTAAGAAGTGGTAAAATAAATGTAGGAGAAACTTTATTTGTTAAAGTAGATAAAGAAAGAAGAATGGCTTGTGCTAGAAACCATAGTGCTACTCACATACTTCATAAAGTATTAAAAGAAGTATTAGGAGAACATGTTAATCAAGCAGGTTCTTTAGTTACAGAAGATAGATTAAGATTTGACGTAACTCATTTTGAAGCTATAACTAAAGAGGAAATAAAAGTTATAGAAGAAAAAGTAAATGATATAATATTTGATGCTTTAGATATAACTTGTGAAAATATGAGTATAACAGATGCTAAAAATAAAGGTGCTATGGCTTTATTTGGAGAAAAATATGGTGATGAAGTAAGAGTTGTTTCTATGGGAGATTATTCTATAGAACTTTGTGGAGGAACTCACTTAACTAACACTTCTCAAATAGGAATGTTTAAGATATTATCTGAAGGTGGAGTAGCTGCAGGAGTTAGAAGAATAGAAGCTATAACAGGTAAGGCAGTTTACAACTACTTAAATGGAAAAGAAGATGTAATAGCTAATGTTTGTTCAAGCTTAAAAACTAAAGAAGATAGCTTAACTACAAGAGTAGTAGCTTTATTAGAAGAAAACAAAAACTTAGCTAAAGAATTACACGATGTTAAAACTAAGATGAGTTTACAATCAATAGAATCAGTACTTGATTCAAAGGTTGATGTAAATGGAGTTAACTTAGTTACTGCTAAATTCGAAGGAATGGATATGAATACTTTAAAAGAAGTAGCAGATAACTTAAGAGACAAATTACAAAGTGGAGTTGTTGTTTTAGCAAATGTAGCTGATGATAAGTTAAATCTTGTTGTAACTGCTACTAAGGATGCAGTAGATAAAGGAATACACTCTGGAAATATAGTTAAATCTATAGCAGCTATAGCTGGTGGAAAAGGTGGAGGAAGACCTAATATGGCTCAAGCTGGTGCACCAGATGTAGAAAAAGTAGAAGAAGTATTAAATGGAGCTAGTGAAGTTGTAAAATCTCAAATAAAATAA
- a CDS encoding IreB family regulatory phosphoprotein → MNNNFDSTVKFEGFESENMSISDTIKFVYQSLVEKGYNPINQLIGYILSGDSSYITSHNNARAVIKRFERDEILEEVITHYLNRK, encoded by the coding sequence ATGAATAATAATTTTGATAGTACTGTGAAATTTGAAGGATTTGAATCTGAAAATATGAGTATTAGTGATACAATAAAATTTGTATATCAATCACTAGTTGAAAAGGGGTACAATCCTATAAACCAATTAATAGGATATATCTTATCAGGTGATTCTAGTTATATAACTAGTCATAACAATGCAAGGGCTGTTATAAAGAGATTTGAAAGGGATGAAATACTAGAGGAAGTAATAACACATTATCTAAATAGAAAGTAG
- a CDS encoding GNAT family N-acetyltransferase — MILKIDEKYHKKVVDYLSKEPEFNLFIVGDIERFGYDNSFFSVWADIDRSGNIEGVLVKYLDFLTFYSHSKFNVKRFSNFIDKLDYTEISGKTACLEKFENNLNINRKRIVSFCKLLTTKNLENTMRSSNVKKIRFGNIGKVVKLYEVIEEFENTTVENIKNLLKTGRGYYIPCDKQVVAMAKSTLESQKYGLIVGVGTHPNYRNKGYATVCISKLCRELLEEGKIPCLFYDNEEAGKIYRKLGFKEIGKWSIYYA, encoded by the coding sequence ATGATTTTGAAAATAGATGAAAAATATCATAAGAAGGTAGTTGATTATTTAAGCAAGGAACCTGAATTTAATTTATTTATAGTTGGGGATATTGAAAGATTTGGATATGATAATAGTTTTTTTAGTGTATGGGCAGATATAGATAGAAGTGGCAATATAGAAGGAGTATTAGTTAAATATTTAGATTTTTTAACATTTTATTCTCATTCTAAATTTAATGTAAAGAGATTTTCTAACTTTATAGACAAATTAGATTATACTGAAATAAGTGGTAAAACAGCATGTTTAGAAAAATTTGAAAATAATTTAAATATCAATAGAAAAAGAATAGTTAGTTTTTGTAAGTTACTTACAACCAAAAATTTAGAAAATACAATGAGAAGTTCAAATGTAAAAAAGATTAGATTTGGTAATATAGGTAAAGTGGTAAAATTATATGAAGTTATAGAAGAATTTGAAAACACTACAGTAGAAAACATAAAAAATCTTCTAAAAACTGGAAGGGGTTATTATATACCATGTGATAAACAAGTTGTTGCTATGGCAAAGAGTACATTAGAAAGCCAAAAATATGGACTTATAGTTGGTGTAGGGACTCATCCAAATTACAGAAATAAAGGTTATGCAACTGTATGTATAAGCAAGTTATGCAGAGAATTATTAGAAGAAGGAAAAATTCCGTGTTTATTTTATGATAATGAAGAAGCAGGAAAGATATATAGAAAATTAGGATTTAAAGAAATAGGAAAATGGAGTATTTATTATGCTTAG
- the nifU gene encoding Fe-S cluster assembly scaffold protein NifU: protein MQYSEKVMDHFMNPRNIGEIENASGIGEVGNAKCGDIMRIYLDIDEDTKVIKDVKFKTFGCGSAIASSSMATEMVKGKTIHEALAVTNKAVAEALDGLPPVKMHCSVLAEQAIKSALIDYSKKHNIHIPELDGVVIDDDHDHHHDIEEEEM from the coding sequence ATGCAATATAGTGAAAAAGTTATGGATCATTTCATGAATCCAAGAAATATAGGAGAAATAGAAAATGCTAGTGGAATAGGTGAAGTAGGAAACGCTAAATGTGGAGATATAATGAGAATATATCTTGATATAGATGAAGATACAAAAGTTATAAAAGACGTTAAATTTAAAACTTTTGGATGTGGATCTGCAATAGCTAGTTCATCAATGGCTACAGAAATGGTAAAAGGAAAAACTATACATGAAGCATTAGCAGTAACAAACAAAGCTGTTGCTGAAGCGCTAGATGGTTTACCACCAGTTAAAATGCACTGCTCAGTACTTGCTGAACAAGCTATAAAATCAGCTTTAATAGATTATTCTAAAAAGCACAATATACACATACCAGAATTAGATGGTGTTGTTATAGATGATGATCATGATCATCACCATGATATAGAAGAGGAAGAAATGTAA
- a CDS encoding VanZ family protein: MKKIICLVLVILAMGTMYYFSSQEGNVSKIQSDKVVKIVDEVRQEVTLKDSKLISIKDKVFNVLKRYGSKSYIVRKLAHFSIYACIGISLCLMLYVFTKRVFISATLAFIISALYAYYDEMRQLSVAGRVGSIKDVFIDSSGAITGIIILVVIIVMFNGIRGFFNFLFKKSNYKETV; encoded by the coding sequence ATGAAAAAAATAATTTGCTTAGTATTAGTTATTTTAGCAATGGGAACTATGTATTATTTTTCAAGCCAAGAAGGTAATGTATCTAAAATACAATCAGATAAAGTTGTTAAAATAGTTGATGAAGTAAGACAAGAGGTTACTCTAAAAGATAGTAAGTTAATAAGTATAAAAGATAAAGTATTTAATGTTTTGAAAAGATATGGAAGCAAAAGTTATATAGTTAGAAAATTAGCTCATTTCAGTATATATGCATGTATTGGCATTTCTTTATGTTTAATGCTTTATGTATTTACTAAAAGAGTATTTATATCAGCTACACTAGCATTTATAATAAGTGCTTTATATGCTTATTACGATGAAATGAGACAACTATCAGTAGCTGGAAGAGTTGGAAGTATAAAGGATGTATTTATAGATTCAAGTGGAGCTATTACTGGAATAATAATACTGGTTGTAATAATAGTTATGTTTAATGGAATAAGAGGATTTTTTAATTTCCTATTCAAAAAAAGTAATTATAAAGAGACTGTTTAA
- a CDS encoding DUF1292 domain-containing protein codes for MQENIINLIDENGQESAFEIILTLEAEGKEYAILVPLEEETEEALVFRIDQDEEGEILVPLEDDKEYEIVVDVYNTLMEEEGLNFDEDEE; via the coding sequence ATGCAAGAAAATATAATAAACTTAATCGATGAAAATGGCCAAGAAAGTGCTTTTGAAATAATATTAACACTAGAAGCAGAAGGAAAAGAATATGCTATATTAGTTCCTTTAGAAGAAGAAACAGAAGAAGCTTTAGTATTTAGAATTGACCAAGATGAAGAAGGCGAAATATTAGTTCCATTAGAAGATGACAAAGAATATGAAATAGTTGTTGATGTATACAACACATTAATGGAAGAAGAAGGATTAAACTTCGACGAAGACGAAGAATAA
- the ruvX gene encoding Holliday junction resolvase RuvX: MLDGRIMGLDVGDKTIGVAVSDLMGLTAQGVKTVKRIGKKKDIEALKEIIKERQVTKIVSGLPKNMNGTLGPQGEKVIKFCELLQEETGITIEYWDERLSTVAAERTLIQGNVRRENRKSVIDMVAAVIILQGYLDRQRNF; the protein is encoded by the coding sequence ATGCTAGACGGAAGAATAATGGGACTTGATGTTGGTGATAAGACTATAGGAGTTGCAGTTAGTGACTTAATGGGTCTTACAGCACAAGGAGTTAAAACAGTAAAGAGAATAGGGAAGAAAAAAGACATAGAAGCATTAAAAGAAATAATAAAAGAAAGACAAGTAACTAAGATAGTTTCAGGGTTACCTAAGAATATGAATGGAACATTAGGTCCACAAGGTGAAAAAGTAATAAAGTTTTGTGAATTATTACAAGAAGAAACGGGAATAACAATAGAATACTGGGATGAAAGATTATCAACAGTAGCAGCAGAAAGAACACTTATACAAGGTAATGTTAGAAGAGAAAATAGAAAAAGTGTTATAGATATGGTAGCTGCTGTAATAATACTTCAAGGATACTTAGATAGACAAAGAAATTTTTAA
- a CDS encoding RrF2 family transcriptional regulator: MKLSTKGRYGLKAMFELSLNEENGPVPLKYIAKKQNISEQYLEQIFSSLKKSGLVKSVRGAQGGYLLAKKPEEIKVGDILVVLEGPISISDCVIDEDICENSNICVTKVVWEKLKKGIEDVINAINLQDMIDDYNKNKLDCDITNLLK; encoded by the coding sequence ATGAAACTATCAACTAAAGGTAGATATGGGCTTAAAGCTATGTTTGAATTATCTCTAAATGAAGAGAATGGACCAGTTCCATTAAAATATATAGCTAAAAAACAAAATATATCAGAACAATATTTAGAGCAGATATTTTCATCACTTAAGAAATCTGGACTTGTTAAAAGTGTAAGAGGTGCACAAGGTGGATATTTGCTAGCTAAAAAACCTGAAGAAATAAAAGTAGGGGATATTTTAGTAGTGCTAGAAGGACCTATATCAATTTCAGATTGTGTTATAGATGAGGATATTTGTGAAAATTCAAATATATGCGTTACAAAAGTCGTTTGGGAAAAATTAAAGAAGGGAATAGAGGATGTAATAAATGCTATAAACCTTCAAGACATGATAGATGATTACAACAAAAACAAATTAGACTGTGATATAACAAATTTATTAAAGTAG
- the mnmA gene encoding tRNA 2-thiouridine(34) synthase MnmA — MKKRVMIGMSGGVDSSVAAYLLKKQGYDVIGVTMKLWQDDDDELIENEGGCCSLAAVEDARKVADKIGIPFYVLNFSDVFKEKVIEPFIDEYLNGRTPNPCIACNKHIKFDDFFRKARQIGCDYVATGHYAKIEKDEENGRFLLKKSVTDKKDQTYALYNLTQEQLEHTLLPIGDYEKDRVREIAKEMGMDVHNKPDSQEICFVKDNDYAGYVKKHSKKRIEEGFFVDTKGNVLGKHKGIINYTIGQRKGLGIALGKPMFVVDIDPVRNTVVLGDNEDIFNKVLIAKDVNFISIDGVKEDEPIRVEAKIRYSAKPSPATVYKHGEDAIKIVFDEPQRAITKGQSVVMYNGDVVVGGGIIDLAL; from the coding sequence ATGAAAAAAAGAGTTATGATCGGTATGAGTGGTGGAGTAGATAGCTCTGTTGCAGCATATCTTTTAAAAAAGCAAGGATATGATGTAATAGGTGTTACTATGAAACTATGGCAAGATGATGATGATGAACTTATAGAAAATGAAGGTGGATGTTGTTCATTAGCAGCTGTTGAAGATGCTAGAAAAGTTGCTGACAAGATAGGTATACCTTTTTATGTATTAAACTTTAGTGATGTATTTAAGGAAAAAGTTATAGAACCATTTATAGATGAATACTTAAATGGAAGAACTCCTAATCCTTGTATAGCTTGTAATAAGCACATAAAGTTTGATGACTTCTTTAGAAAAGCTCGTCAAATAGGGTGTGATTATGTAGCTACAGGACATTATGCGAAAATAGAAAAAGATGAAGAAAATGGAAGATTTTTACTTAAAAAATCAGTTACGGATAAAAAAGACCAAACTTATGCTTTATACAACCTAACTCAAGAACAGTTAGAACATACTTTACTTCCTATAGGAGATTATGAAAAGGATAGAGTTAGAGAAATAGCAAAAGAAATGGGCATGGATGTTCACAATAAGCCAGATAGTCAAGAAATATGCTTTGTTAAAGACAATGATTATGCTGGATATGTTAAAAAACATTCTAAAAAAAGAATTGAAGAAGGATTCTTTGTAGATACTAAAGGAAATGTATTAGGAAAACACAAAGGTATAATAAACTATACTATAGGTCAAAGAAAAGGTCTAGGAATAGCGCTTGGTAAGCCTATGTTTGTTGTTGATATAGACCCTGTTAGAAATACAGTTGTACTTGGAGATAATGAAGATATATTTAATAAAGTATTAATAGCTAAAGATGTAAACTTTATATCAATAGATGGTGTAAAAGAAGACGAACCTATAAGAGTTGAAGCTAAAATTAGATATTCAGCTAAGCCATCACCAGCTACTGTATACAAGCACGGAGAAGATGCTATAAAGATAGTATTTGATGAGCCACAAAGGGCTATAACTAAAGGTCAATCAGTTGTTATGTACAACGGTGATGTTGTAGTTGGCGGAGGAATCATAGACTTAGCTTTATAA
- the nifS gene encoding cysteine desulfurase NifS — protein MEKRRLYMDYSATTPVKKEVLDEMMPYLTDYFGNASSFHTFGREAKAALDKARGQVANLINAKPNEIYFTAGGTESDNWAIEGVAFSNKHKGNHIITSKIEHHGILHVCEYLEKYHGFEVTYLDVDAEGRVKLDELEKAIKDTTILITIMFANNEIGTIQPIKEIGEIAKKHNIIFHTDAVQAAGNINIDVKELNIDLMSMSSHKIYGPKGIGALYIKTGTKLHSFVHGGAQERRRRAGTENIPAIVGYGKAAEMAKENMDNHIERLTALRKRLIDGILENIPYTRVNGSMEHRLPGNVNFSFEFIEGEGILLMLDMLGIAASSGSACTSGSLDPSHVLMAIGLPHEIAHGSLRLSIGDFTTEEDIDYIIEQLPKVIERLRSMSPLYDKFIKENKDK, from the coding sequence ATGGAAAAAAGAAGATTATATATGGATTATTCAGCTACAACACCTGTTAAAAAAGAAGTACTAGATGAAATGATGCCTTATTTAACAGATTATTTTGGGAATGCATCTAGTTTTCATACATTCGGAAGAGAAGCAAAAGCTGCATTAGATAAAGCTAGAGGGCAAGTAGCAAACCTTATAAATGCAAAACCAAATGAAATATACTTTACAGCTGGTGGAACAGAAAGTGATAACTGGGCAATAGAAGGAGTTGCTTTCTCTAATAAACATAAAGGAAACCACATAATAACATCTAAAATAGAACACCATGGTATACTTCATGTATGCGAATACTTAGAAAAATATCATGGATTTGAAGTAACTTACCTAGATGTTGATGCTGAAGGTAGAGTTAAATTAGATGAATTAGAAAAAGCTATAAAAGACACTACAATATTAATAACTATAATGTTTGCAAATAACGAAATAGGAACTATACAACCTATAAAAGAAATAGGTGAAATAGCTAAAAAACATAATATAATATTCCACACAGATGCAGTTCAAGCAGCTGGAAATATTAATATAGATGTTAAAGAATTAAATATAGACTTAATGAGTATGTCTTCTCACAAGATATATGGACCTAAAGGAATAGGTGCTTTATACATCAAAACTGGAACAAAGTTACATTCATTTGTACACGGTGGAGCACAAGAAAGAAGAAGAAGAGCTGGTACTGAAAATATACCTGCAATAGTTGGATATGGAAAAGCAGCAGAAATGGCTAAAGAAAATATGGATAACCATATAGAAAGACTTACTGCATTAAGAAAAAGATTAATAGATGGAATACTTGAAAATATACCATACACAAGAGTTAACGGAAGTATGGAACATAGATTACCAGGAAATGTTAACTTCTCATTTGAATTTATAGAAGGAGAAGGAATACTATTAATGCTAGACATGTTAGGTATAGCTGCATCAAGTGGTTCTGCATGTACATCAGGTTCATTAGATCCATCACATGTTTTAATGGCTATAGGATTACCTCATGAAATAGCTCATGGTTCTTTAAGATTATCTATAGGAGACTTTACAACTGAAGAAGATATAGATTATATAATAGAACAATTACCAAAAGTTATAGAGAGACTAAGAAGTATGTCACCTCTATATGATAAATTTATAAAAGAAAACAAAGACAAATAA
- a CDS encoding Fur family transcriptional regulator codes for MNTMELLKDKLKETGFKITPQRRAIVEILIKNTDKHLSSEEIYDLVRVDCPEIGLATVYRTMQLLDDVGVISKLNLDDGCIRYEICLDKEDSHNHHHLICKNCSKIIEVKEDLLDSIERQIQETYKFEIMDHDLKFYGLCEDCSK; via the coding sequence ATGAATACAATGGAGTTATTAAAAGATAAATTAAAAGAAACAGGATTTAAAATAACACCACAAAGAAGAGCAATAGTTGAAATACTTATAAAAAATACAGATAAACATTTAAGCAGTGAAGAAATATATGATTTAGTTAGAGTAGATTGTCCTGAAATCGGATTAGCAACAGTTTATAGAACTATGCAGTTATTAGATGATGTTGGGGTTATATCAAAGCTTAACTTAGACGATGGATGTATAAGATATGAAATATGCCTAGATAAAGAAGATAGCCATAATCACCATCATTTAATATGTAAAAACTGTTCAAAGATAATAGAGGTTAAAGAAGATTTACTAGACTCAATCGAAAGACAAATACAAGAAACATACAAATTTGAAATAATGGATCATGATTTAAAGTTTTACGGACTATGTGAAGATTGTTCTAAATAA